The genomic window TCGAATGTAATATTGAATTATTAGGGAATTTCTGAgggaatgaaaataaaataacaaacaccGTTCAGATCCcgttacatatttttgtttagcaATACCTCTGAATAAAAATAACGTCATTCTCTATCCAGCAATGTCACACGTTTATTGTCAAATTCTAAGCGTATCGGTCAACTTTGAAGCAATGTATCtaaaaaacaaggatggtgacatatgcGTTTCTATACATGCATGGATTCCGTATacaatcctggatattatgttagtttttagtCTTTCTTCGTATATAAAAACACAGCCATCCtttgaaaaatctaaataaaaactaagttaacaaaaatgcattatcCCTATATATCTACAAAATTTGTCACCAAAATTGACGTTtcttataaaaattacaaaaaaaacaaaactggtAACCCCCATTTTTGATTTCATATTCCGATTCAAAGTACCAGTGTGCCAAAATTATTCAGTTAAGTTATATGaaaagcatcaaaacaaatacAGTGTGTAACAGTTGATATAAGAATTTCAGTATATAAATAAACGTGAAAATAACATGGATGGATGTATAAGtgttttatgtccagtggcaaatctTTCATGTAAATTAGGACGAGAACGTGagttaatttgatatcaatatgaatatttattttgcatgaaCGACACGCTGGGCAGGATTTGAAACGTGAAAATTCATAAGGCAATCGTGGTCAACTATGTAAAGCATGGTAAAAGCCTTCAGAAAGACGAGCCTCCTCATGggatttttgattatgtgattacttggccgtttttaaaatgattatttgattaccagaccAAAAATGTCATGATTATTTCataatctaggactgtatttttgattatttgaatatcttgtttaaaaacattaatgattatgtgattatattggcaaataatttgtgattatgtgattacttggacacCCCCATGAGGGGCATCAAAGACATGTCACCAAATGCGTGCACAGTTTTCAGCCATTGCCTCCACGTACTACAATGTACCTCCCTCACTTTAGTCGAACACATATCCTCCAAGGCGATTACCAAGTCTGGTTTGCTACTGTCAGGGATCGAAACGACTACCTTCCACACTTAACTTGAGCACATATCCTCCATGACATCGGGGTAGTTTCAAAAATTTACAACATACACCTCTTAATCTATATGaacatgtttaaagaaaaaaaaactgttcccCTCTCACAGATTGAGAGAAATTTAATCTCGTTTTTCAATTATTGTTTGGCCTTGTATaaaaaaagatgaggtatgattgccaatgagaccaactatccaccaaatttcaaattaaatggaTGAAACCAATTATATGCAATCGTGCGACCTCAACAATGATAAAACCACTATCGTATAGTCGGCTTTAAATgttcccgacatgaaaaatatgaaacaattcaatttgaAGATACTAACATcctaaatttataacaaaacaatctacgaaaaacaaatatgacagacatgaaccaacgacaatgATGGAACAACAGACTCCCGATGTTGCATGTTGGCGGGTTTTTGCATGTTTgaaaaaagacttaactcatcagatcaatacaaagaAGCGAAACCCtcttttttgtgtagtttaggtagccaatataTAGTGGGGCTCAGGAGAGGCCTTAAGCTGAGCTATGGTTGTGACATAATTATTTACTATATGACTCACTGTGGAGCGTACGGCCCTGAATGTCGTTGAATgcataatttaattcttaatttctGTGGGGTATTTACGTCATGCATTGTATCaacacattgttggctgctttgtcggccggtacgAACACAAAACCCTCCTAATAACTTGTTTTCAATCCTAGAGATGGACGTATTACTTATTCTTTTATGTAGTTCTAAATCCTTTTTCGCAATGTGATATGCGAATATCAACAATATTGAGACATTTATTCCAATAGGAACTAAGTGACTTTTTGTCAGATTTCTCCCGTTTACACACATTTTTACCATAGGATGAAAGAGCAACTATAAATTGACGACACTCttctcaatttattttcgatGGTGGACGATATTcagcatttaaacaaaaaaacaagaccATGTCATATACTATGTTTAAGTCTGTAGTATTCTCATAATATATATAGCAAATCTTGACATATTTTAAACTTGCTTTTAACTTTGGAAAAGAATAGATATAAGgtacgtaaaaagtaaaataacaaaataccgaagTCCCAGGAAAACTCAAAAGtggaaagtcccttaacaaatggcaaaatcaaaatcaaacgaatggaaaacaactgtaatattcctgacttgatacagcaTTTAGCTAGGTAGAAACTGATGGATCATCATTGAACATGGTATTacagctaactaaacctctcacttgtatgacagtcccgTAAAATTCCTTGTATTGGCAATAATGTGTGACCAAAGCAAACAGacaataataggtaaaaatgtccgaAATTGGATGTAGCAGGCAATATTgagttattatcttaatcactattaaaacaaacaactatgtcaactaaaaaaaaccaacaaaatggCATGTCATCACactatagacaaagcacataatgTACCTTATTCTCTCTAAATTGTTCATACTTTTAACATTTGCACctcttttctttcaaaaactttgGAAAAAACAAGGATtgtataagattttcaaatatggctttttttttaactatatgttataaaataataaaaagaaaagaagggGTTACCGAGCAAAATATTTACCAACACTACATAGATAAAACTAGAGGACTCCTAGTATCTGACACTATATCAAAAACAGGAGTAGCGAACTTCTTTAAGTCAAACTGAATAAAACTGTACGTGTATGAATCTTTTTACTCTAAAACGATTTTCAAACTGagctgacatgattaaacaaaacGATGTTCAAACTGAACTGGACTAAATTATACTTAAGAGGATAAAACATGTATAGTCAAAGTCatgccaaaaaaaaatgttaaaacaaaatgatctgtctacaaaacacaaaaagaaaagtaaagactaagcaacacaaaccccgcCACAAAGCGAAGACGATATcaagtgctccagaagggtaagcagatcctgttccacatgtgaaAACAGGTAACTTCTTTCATTCCTATTCATTTATATAGCCTTTTTTATTATCGTATACATTGCCCAAATATTTCAACAGGTTTTGATACAATCAAAATATAATTCGGCGCTAAATGTTGAAGTCATTTTGATACAACGTTATCAATTGTTCATGTGTTTGAAAATTCATCGAACGACATCACAAATCAAAATAAACTAGTATGTACCAGATAGATAATAAACAACTTCAGCTCAAACATAATTTTGGTCTGTCTTATGAATATATTTCCTATATATCTTTAGATAATACTCAAAAATTGCCAAATTCTGTTAAACTTTCGGTTTTTGGTTATCGTCAGGCTTTTAAAACGTGGACATCTGTTACAAATTACGTAAAGATTGACATACTTTTTGAAATAGTCCTTATCAATTCTGGTGATATTGGCACTGCTTCTGTGATCTTAGAGTCAAATATATCTTTAATATGAATTCGCCTGTACAAAAGCATGAGTCACGCAATAGACACACGGTCTTCAAAAAAAGAGAGGTGTCTATGCCAAACGTCAAGATCAAGAATGTCTTGAGGATTAAAATGTAATATAAGGTTTGGTTCCTTCCTTCTCTCCTTATTCACATGTTACCACTCATCCTTTGTAAAACATGATGcaataaaattggtaccgtttatgttgtttattttaaagTTCGCGGATCCATTACTGATTAAGCTTAGCGATCCGAAATAGGCTTATGCATTAGGTGGATCATGGCATGATTAGGAATATGAAAATAGGCGAGGTCTtgctttttaaatttgaactaataataaaagaacaaagacaacaataattgcttacatccgtttaaatttgaactttgctggatagttgtctcaattgcaatcatatcacacctccttttatatatatatatatatatttatatatatttaaaatgtatatatatatataacctccttttttatatatatatatatataatatatatacaactcgtctaaacatcaacccaacaatgttagatctgtaaatttgctttcgcaaatttttggttcttccctcgccgggattcgaacccatgctactgtgatatcgtgacaccaaatcgcctgcactgcagccgtaccgctagaccacacgaccacctgggctctcaaaaaaagagctttcgctggccgtgtgttacctttcctcgtcagttttaatctagcggcgtactacagtacatgatatataaggcatgaagatgttattgttacagatcagctaaattatctatagtaaaggatcctacaaattaatgtaatatacagtcacagaaaataattatatttataagtacgtctgagtcagtgacaactctacaacagatgtatccatcggatcaccatcaatgatggtgatacatggctgtgtacataatgtatatacaactcgtctaaacatcaacccaacaatgttagatctgtaaatttgctttcgcaaatttttggttcttccctcgccgggattcgaacccatgctactgtgatatcgtgacaccaaatcgcctgcactgcagccgtcccgctagaccacacgaccacctgggctctcaaaaaaagagctttcgctggccgtgtgttacctttcctcgtcagttttaatctagcggcgtactacagtacatgatatataaggcatgaagatgttattgttacagatcagctaaattatctatagtaaaggatcctacaaattaatgtaatatacagtcacagaaaataattatatttataagtacgtctgagtcagtgacaactctacaacagatgtatccatcggatcgccatcaatgatggtgatacatggctgtgtacataatgtatatacaactcgtctaaacatcaacccaacattgttagatctgtaaatttgctttcgcaaatttttggttcttccctcgccgggattcgaacccatgctactgtgatatcgtgacaccaaatcgtctgcactgcagccgtcccgctagaccacacgaccacctgggctctcaaaatatatcatgtactgtagtacgccgctagattaaaactgacgaggaaaggtaacacacggccagcgaaagctctttttttgagagcccaggtggtcgtgtggtctagcgggacggctgcagtgcaggcgatttggtgtcacgatatcacagtagcatgggttcgaatcctggcgagggaagaaccaaaaatttgcgaaagcaaatttacagatctaacattgttgggttgatgtttagacgagttgtatatacattatgtacacagccatgtatcaccatcattgatggcgatccgatggatacatctgttgtagagttgtcactgactcagacgtacttatatatatttaaaatgttgaaaataagaaaagtGTACGATGTGAATTTTTAGGCAAAGGGACAACTAACGCATATGCGTACAGAATCATAGTCCCTTAAACTTCTCTAACAGTCTGGTATTAGCAAAGGCGTCTGTTTGACTGCTTTGTACACAATCACATCTGATCTGAATGAGAACATTCATTGGATGCAGTATCCAGCATTCAGACCGTGTTAAACacatttatagctagctataaaaccaggtttaatccaccattttcaacattagaaaatgcctgtatcaaatcaggaatataacagttgttatccaatcgtttgatgtgtttcagcttttgatttgccatttgattagggactttccgttttgaactttgctcggagttcggtatttttgtgatttaactttttcctACTATCCAGTTATCCTTTTCGATCCTCTGTGCCAACATAACCTACTCATTTGAGTATTTGCTAAATATGACATCCTCTTAAATTTGGCTGAaatgttttatcactcgaaatAAGAAAGCAACTTCAAGATACTTCCAGTAGTAGATAGATGAATGAAAATCTGTATTATTTATTCGCCAGAAATCAGATCTATGGACGATGTGTCAGTGGGAAGAATGGAATTATGGAATTTAGTGTAAACAGTTCCCAATCGCTACACTTGGAACCAACACAAAAACAATACTAACGTTACTAGAGCTTTCTTGTTtctatttcttaaaacttattcGATATTTAAACTGTTTTTCTAGTCAAAAACGTATACGACTACCATGTTTTCCATTTAAATAAAGACAAAGAAAAAACTTAACTTATTCGCTGTGATAAAACGTTAAAGCGTTATTACTCGCCTGTAATAATAATCTCATAATACGCATCACAGATTACTTCACACCACAAATCAGTGTATTTATAAAATACCAtcgtttttaaatgttttttgtcgATACACGATATTTCATTAGTCCATTCTTGTTACTTTTTGATGGGCAGAGTAATTGTATTAATTATAACATATGGGATATTTAATATAGCAGCAGTATAATATAGTTAGATCAGATGATTAGACTGAATGAATGGCCTTTTGATCCTGGTCAGTTACAAATACGGCATCTACACTACATCAATAAAGGCCTTTAGAAAAATCAAACAATCAAAAAGCAGGATGTGATTTACCCATATTTGAAAATAGTTTACTTGGTACAACTACACATATAAATCGACCAGAGAAATATCAAGtcattcttaaaataaaatacgCTTAAAACCATATGACAAAAAGTTCATATAGTGATTATAAATGAAGGCTTCTGGGAGTCAGAATCACTAGAAGGATGTGTTTTACCAAGATAGCAAATGAATGATTCTTCATTCAATCAAAGTAATAAACAAAACGGTAATTTCCTTCTAAggaacatttttatataatttaattttagatgaaacacgtcttctgattggcagaaagtgttttgtctatcagcccatagacataattttgtcatgtgaccgtgacgtcacctacgttttttttcaaaatttactccttgaaaatggaatttagaattaaattataaggaatgactgtaatatttgttctgtctattcgaaataacataaaaaaaggtggtgcacacttttaaataacccgctacactgATAATTCAGTGTGCagcacattttttatgttatttcttcatagacagataaaaatattacagtcattccttaaataacttgGGTTAACTTCGTTTTATCTattattaaatagaaaaaaaacaagtattttcCATAAGGATTGGATGTAAACTTTGATCTCGCTgacaaacttttaaatttttgtagtAATCAACACTTATTACTGTCCATCACATGATCCCTGTTTAGTTTGTGTCATTGAAATCCATtcagaaatattgaaaagattaCATTGAAAGATACTGCGGCATTGTATGTGCGCAAATATGCATAAGAACATTACAAGTTAGTGTTGATGGCACACTCTacatcttttttttacaaatgtttaacCGAAACTACTCACCAATCTCATGTCCTTGCCAACTAATGTGTGCGTCCCTACTTTCAGTACTCATCATTTTCTTGACAAGCTCTTGAACACAACTATTGGATGGTTCAGATTCCAGTAAGACATCCTTGAACAAATGGAATGTAGGGTATGGTCGTTCAGTCAAGATATCCAGTAGAACCTTGTTGCGTTCTCGTTGTGTGGTTGGTTTGACAATTTCTTCTCTGTCCTCTATCATTAAAATACATCTAGAAATGAGGTTATCTAGAACCATCTTGTCAAGTACTGTGTTATCTAATAACTCATCATAGTAACCAGTAGGGTCGTGATGTTCATGATGTTCCTGAtctgaaattatcaaatttgattttaacaattatTACAGAATGATATCTCCTCCGAGTTATGTGAATGACTATTTCTGTCATTAATTTGCAGTACTCCATTTACAACCAAAAATAACTAAATTTAAGGGAATATAATTAAAAGTTGACATGTACAAATGTAAGATTATGTGTTCTATTTATTAC from Mytilus galloprovincialis chromosome 5, xbMytGall1.hap1.1, whole genome shotgun sequence includes these protein-coding regions:
- the LOC143074151 gene encoding uncharacterized protein LOC143074151, whose product is MTGKSSDVPKLKRIIQDIKTKEKEELTSYKSEKKKTHPKEDTTQKYTQSVIKDQEHHEHHDPTGYYDELLDNTVLDKMVLDNLISRCILMIEDREEIVKPTTQRERNKVLLDILTERPYPTFHLFKDVLLESEPSNSCVQELVKKMMSTESRDAHISWQGHEIGE